Below is a genomic region from uncultured Sunxiuqinia sp..
TCGCTTTCGATCACGATTGTCGTGAAGGAATCTGCGGAATGTGTTCACTATTCATTAACGGACGTCCGCACGGACCAGATGAGGAAATTACAACCTGCCAGTTGCACATGCGTAAATTTAAAGATGGCGAAACAATAACCATCGAACCATGGCGTGCTGCTGCATTTCCAATCATCAAAGATTTGATTGTCGATCGCCAGGCGTTTGACAAAATCATTTCTTCAGGCGGTTACGTTTCCGTAAATACAGGTGGTGTTCCTGATGCGAATGCCATTCCGATTGCAAAACCTGCTGCCGACGAAGCGATGGATGCTGCTTCTTGTATCGGTTGTGGAGCTTGCGTTGCTGCTTGTAAAAACTCGTCGGCAATGTTGTTTGTTTCTGCAAAAGTTAGTCAACTGGCCTTGCTTCCACAAGGTAAAGTTGAAGCAAAACGCCGTGCGAAAGCAATGGTTGCAACAATGGACGAACTTGGATTTGGCGGATGTACCAACACCGGAGCCTGTGAAGTAGAATGCCCGAAAAGCATTTCTATTGCACACATCTCTCGTTTAAACCGCGAATTCTTGAAATCACGCTTGTCAGAATAAACCAGAGGACATAAGAAAACAAAGCGGCCGTATCTATTGATAGAAACGGCCGCTTTGTTTCTTCACAAAATCAAGTTCAATCCCGACGAACATCGCCGCCACTGGATTCATTAATTTCTTTATGAGTCGGAT
It encodes:
- a CDS encoding succinate dehydrogenase/fumarate reductase iron-sulfur subunit is translated as MDKTINLTLKIWRQNGPKEKGRFETYQVSDISTDSSFLEMMDILNEQLVNENKEPIAFDHDCREGICGMCSLFINGRPHGPDEEITTCQLHMRKFKDGETITIEPWRAAAFPIIKDLIVDRQAFDKIISSGGYVSVNTGGVPDANAIPIAKPAADEAMDAASCIGCGACVAACKNSSAMLFVSAKVSQLALLPQGKVEAKRRAKAMVATMDELGFGGCTNTGACEVECPKSISIAHISRLNREFLKSRLSE